The following proteins come from a genomic window of Trifolium pratense cultivar HEN17-A07 linkage group LG4, ARS_RC_1.1, whole genome shotgun sequence:
- the LOC123924522 gene encoding U2 small nuclear ribonucleoprotein B'' 2-like, whose translation MLSGDIPPNQTIYIKNLNEKIKKEELKRSLYCLFSQYGRILDIIALKTPKLRGQAWVCFSEVTAASNAVRQMQNFPFYEKPMRIQYAKSKSDCIAKEEGSFVPREKKKKQEEKAERKRHDESKQSAVPNGTHGASNGGPAASFRPGSNAQEAVAPNNILFIENLPYETTGRMLEMLFEQYPGFKEVRLIDAKPGIAFIDFEDDVQSSMAMQALQGFKITPQNPMSINFAKK comes from the exons ATGCTTTCAGGGGATATACCTCCAAATCAAACCATTTACATTAAGAATCTCAATGAAAAGATCAAGAAAGAGG AGTTGAAGAGATCTTTGTACTGCTTATTCTCTCAATATGGGAGGATTTTGGACATTATTGCTCTAAAGACACCTAAGCTTCGAGGACAGGCATGGGTTTGTTTTAGTGAAGTAACTGCTGCCAGTAATGCTGTGCGACAGATGCAAAACTTCCCGTTCTATGAAAAACCTATG AGAATTCAATATGCAAAATCAAAGTCAGATTGTATTGCTAAAGAAGAGGGAAGTTTTGTTCcaagagagaagaaaaagaaacaagagGAGAAAG CTGAGAGAAAGAGGCATGATGAATCAAAACAATCTGCCGTGCCTAATGGAACACATGGTGCAAGTAATGGTGGTCCAGCA GCCTCATTTCGCCCAGGGTCTAATGCCCAAGAAGCAGTTGCTCCTAACAATATTTTGTTCATAGAAAATTTGCCTTACGAAACTACCGGAAGGATGCTTGAAATGCTCTTCGAACAATACCCAGGTTTTAAGGAAGTGCGCTTGATTGATGCAAAGCCAGGTATCGCGTTCATAGATTTTGAAGACGATGTGCAATCATCCATGGCAATGCAGGCTCTTCAAGGATTCAAAATCACCCCTCAAAATCCCATGAGTATAAACTTTGCTAAGAAGTAA